A genomic segment from Gorilla gorilla gorilla isolate KB3781 chromosome 3, NHGRI_mGorGor1-v2.1_pri, whole genome shotgun sequence encodes:
- the LOC115934363 gene encoding putative cytochrome c oxidase subunit 7A3, mitochondrial, with product MLWNLLALHQIGQRTISTASHRHFKNKVPEKQKLFQEDDGIPLYLKGGIADALLHRATMILTVGGTAYAIYQLAVASFLNKGVTSIIPEITWFTFIQLSMDQKSDK from the coding sequence ATGCTGTGGAATCTGCTGGCTCTTCATCAGATTGGGCAGAGGACCATAAGCACTGCTTCCcacaggcattttaaaaataaagttccagagaaacaaaaactaTTCCAGGAGGATGATGGAATTCCACTGTATCTAAAGGGTGGGATAGCTGATGCCCTCCTTCATAGAGCCACCATGATTCTTACAGTTGGTGGAACAGCATATGCCATATATCAGCTGGCTGTGGCTTCATTTCTCAATAAAGGAGTGACTTCAATCATCCCAGAAATCACTTGGTTCACATTCATTCAGCTCTCTATGGACCAGAAATCTGATAAATAA